The genomic region TACCGCAGCACCTACGGGGCATGACCCCGGAACCGTCACCTCCCGAGGCCGAGCCTGAGCCCGAGCCTGACCGGAGCGAGGTCGGCGTCGGGCCCTGGGACGGGCCGCTGCCGACCGGCGACCACTGGGATCCGGAGCTGCTGGCCGAGGGTGATCGCCGCAACGTCGTCGACCACTACCGCTACTGGCGCCTCGACGCGATCGTGGCCGACCTCGACACGCGGCGGCACGGGTTCCACGTCGCGATCGAGAACTGGCAGCACGACTTCAACATCGGCTCGATCGTCCGCACGGCCAACGCGTTCCTCGCGGCGGAGGTGCACGTCGTGGGGCGACGTCGGTGGAACCGGCGCGGCGCGATGGTCACCGACCGGTACCAGCACGTCCGCCACCACGAGACCGTCGCCGACCTGGTCGCGTGGGCGACCGAGCACGACCTGCCGCTGCTCGGCATCGACAACGTGGCGGGCTCGGAGGCGATCGAGTCGGCCGCGCTCCCGGTGCGGTGTGTCCTGGTCTTCGGCCAGGAGGGCCCAGGGCTGAGCGAGGAGGCGCGAGCGGCCTGCTCGGGCCTGTTGTCGATCGCGCAGTTCGGCTCGACCCGGTCGATCAACGCCGGCGCGGCTGCCGCCGTGGCGATGCACACCTGGATCCGCCAGCACGCCGGCCCGCCTGACTAGCATCGGCGCCATGGCGGACGTGGTGGTCGGGGTCGTGGAGCCGGGGTCCCCGGGAGCCCGCGCGGCGGTCACCGCGTACCTGCGCGAGCTGGACGAGATCTTCGCGACCGGGTTCGACCCTGAGCAGGCCGCGCGCGACGAGGTCGAGTTCACGGGTGATCGCGGACGGTTCCTCGTGGCCTCGGTCGACGGCGAGGTCGTCGGTTGTGGGGCACTGCGCTGGCTCGATGAGGGAACTGCCGAGGTCAAGCGGATGTGGGTGCACCCCCAGCGGCGTGGGCTCGGGGTGGCTCGGCTCCTTCTCGGGCACCTGGAGTCGACGGCGGTCGAGCACGGGCGGCCCGTCGTGCGCCTCGACACCCACGCCGACCTGACCGCGGCGATCGCGATGTACCGGCGATCCGGCTACGACGAGGTGCCGCGCTACAACGACAACCCGTACGCCCAGCACTGGTTCGAGAAGCGGATCGGCTGACCGTCGCCGCTCAGCGAGCCGCGGGGTGTGCACCTAGGCTCGGCGGCATGGCCAACGTCCTCGTGATCGGTGGTGACGCCGCCGGCATGAGTGCCGCGGCGGCGCTGCGCCGTCGTCTTCCCGATGCGTACGAGGTCGTGGTGCTCGAGCGCGACGAGTGGACCTCGTACTCCGCGTGCGGGATCCCGTACTGGATCGCCGGCGACGTCGACTCGGCCGACGACCTGGTCGCGCGCTCGCCGCAGGAGCACCGGGCCAACGGCATCGACCTGCGCACGGGAACCGAGGCCGTCGAGATCGACGTCGAGGCGCGCGAGGTCGAGGCGCGGCACCTCGAGTCGGGCTCCGTCGAGCGGATCCCCTTCGAGGTGCTGATCATCGCCACCGGAGCCGAGCCAGTGCGGCCCGACCTCCCGGGCATCGACGGTGACGGCATCCTCGGCGTGCAGTCGCTGGGCGACGGCCAAGCGGTCATCGGTGCCCTCGAGCGCGATCCCGAGCACGTCGTGGTCGTCGGCAGCGGCTACATCGGTCTGGAGATGGCGGAGGCGTTCGTCGTCCGCGGCATCCGCACGACGGTCGTCGAGCGGGCGCCCACGCCGCTGTCGATGATCGAGCCGAGCCTGGGTCAGAAGGTCGCCGCGGCGATGCGCGGTCGTGGCATCGAGCTCCGCACCGGGGCAGCGGTGGAGGGCTTCGTGCTCGACGACGACGGTCGTGTGACCGGTGTCGAGATCGACGGCGAGATGCTGCCGGCCGACCTCGTCGTGCTCGGGCTGGGTGTCACCGCCCGGTCGGGGCTGGCCGCCGACGCGGGGCTCCCCACGGGCGTCAAGGGCGGCATCGTCACCGACGCCCGCCAGCGGGTTGCCGGAGCCGATCGCATCTGGGCGGCCGGCGACTGCGTCGAGACCCGCGACCGCACGACCGACCTGCCGATCCACCTTCCGCTCGGCACGCACGCGAACAAGCAGGGCATGGTCGTGGCCGACGACGTCGCTGCGACGCTCCTCGAGGAGCCGAACCGGTTGACGTTCCCCGGCGTCGTCCAGACCGCCATCACCAAGTTCTGTGCGCTGGAGATCTCGCGGACGGGGCTCGGTGAGCAGCAGGCCAGGGATGCGGCGTTCGACCCGGTCGTGGTCTCGATCGAGACGAGCGCTCGCGCGGGCTACATGCCCGAGGCGGGGGAGATGACCGTGCTGCTCGTGGCCGACCGCGGATCGCGCAGGTTGTTGGGGGTCCAGGTCATCGGCACCGAGAACGCGGGCCTTCGGGTCGACGCCGCCGCCACCGCGCTCACGGCCGGCATGACGGTCGATGACGTCGTGATGCTCGACCTCGCCTACGCGCCGCCGTTCGCGTCGGTGTGGAGCCCCGTCCAGGTCGCGGCCCGCGCGGCGGTCAAGGCCCTGGACGCCTGAGACCGCCGAGGCTGGAATACTGGCCGTGGACGTCCTCGCGACTCCTCCCCATGAACCCGCCGTGACCCAGGAGCCTCCATGCCCGTCGCCACTCCCGAGATCTACGCCGAGATGCTCGACAAGGCCAAGCGCGAGTCGTTCGCGTACCCCGCCATCAACGTCTCGAGCTCGCAGACCCTGAACGCGGCCCTCGCCGGGTTCGCCGAGGCCGAGAGCGACGGCATCATCCAGATCTCGACCGGCGGCGCCGAGTACCTCTCCGGCCCGACCGTCAAGAACATGGTGTCGGGCTCGCTGGCCTTCGCCGCGTTCGCGCACGAGGTGGCCAAGAAGTACCCGGTCAACGTCGCGCTGCACACCGACCACTGCCCCAAGGACAAGCTCGACGGCTTCGTCCGCCCGCTGATCGCGGCCTCGCAGGAGCGCGTCGACGGTGGTGGACTGCCGTACTTCCAGTCGCACATGTGGGACGGCTCGGCCGTGCCGCTGGAGGAGAACCTCGAGATCGCGAAGGACCTCCTCGCGCGCGCGTCGGCCGCCAAGATCATCCTCGAGGTCGAGATCGGCATCGTCGGTGGCGAGGAGGACGGCGTCGAGGGTGGCATGGGCGAGCACCTCTACACGACCCCCGAGGACGCGCTCGCCACGGCGGCCGCGCTCGGGCTCGGTGAGCAGGGGCGCTACCTGACCGCGCTGACGTTCGGCAACGTGCACGGCGTCTACAAGCCGGGCAACGTCACGCTGCGTCCGGAGATCCTCAAGGCCGCGCAGGAGGCCGTCGCCGCGCAGCACGGCCCGGATGCCGATGCGCGTCCCTTCGACCTGGTCTTCCACGGCGGCTCGGGCTCGCTGCCCGAGGAGATCTCGGCCGCGGTCGACTACGGCGTCGTCAAGATGAACGTCGACACCGACACCCAGTACGCGTTCACCCGTCCGGTCGCCGGTCACATGCTGGCGAACTACGACGGCGTCCTGAAGGTCGACGGCGAGGTCGGCAACAA from Aeromicrobium sp. Sec7.5 harbors:
- a CDS encoding FAD-dependent oxidoreductase produces the protein MANVLVIGGDAAGMSAAAALRRRLPDAYEVVVLERDEWTSYSACGIPYWIAGDVDSADDLVARSPQEHRANGIDLRTGTEAVEIDVEAREVEARHLESGSVERIPFEVLIIATGAEPVRPDLPGIDGDGILGVQSLGDGQAVIGALERDPEHVVVVGSGYIGLEMAEAFVVRGIRTTVVERAPTPLSMIEPSLGQKVAAAMRGRGIELRTGAAVEGFVLDDDGRVTGVEIDGEMLPADLVVLGLGVTARSGLAADAGLPTGVKGGIVTDARQRVAGADRIWAAGDCVETRDRTTDLPIHLPLGTHANKQGMVVADDVAATLLEEPNRLTFPGVVQTAITKFCALEISRTGLGEQQARDAAFDPVVVSIETSARAGYMPEAGEMTVLLVADRGSRRLLGVQVIGTENAGLRVDAAATALTAGMTVDDVVMLDLAYAPPFASVWSPVQVAARAAVKALDA
- the fbaA gene encoding class II fructose-bisphosphate aldolase translates to MPVATPEIYAEMLDKAKRESFAYPAINVSSSQTLNAALAGFAEAESDGIIQISTGGAEYLSGPTVKNMVSGSLAFAAFAHEVAKKYPVNVALHTDHCPKDKLDGFVRPLIAASQERVDGGGLPYFQSHMWDGSAVPLEENLEIAKDLLARASAAKIILEVEIGIVGGEEDGVEGGMGEHLYTTPEDALATAAALGLGEQGRYLTALTFGNVHGVYKPGNVTLRPEILKAAQEAVAAQHGPDADARPFDLVFHGGSGSLPEEISAAVDYGVVKMNVDTDTQYAFTRPVAGHMLANYDGVLKVDGEVGNKKQYDPRAWGKAAEAGMAARIVQACTELRSTGTKL
- a CDS encoding TrmH family RNA methyltransferase, whose product is MTPEPSPPEAEPEPEPDRSEVGVGPWDGPLPTGDHWDPELLAEGDRRNVVDHYRYWRLDAIVADLDTRRHGFHVAIENWQHDFNIGSIVRTANAFLAAEVHVVGRRRWNRRGAMVTDRYQHVRHHETVADLVAWATEHDLPLLGIDNVAGSEAIESAALPVRCVLVFGQEGPGLSEEARAACSGLLSIAQFGSTRSINAGAAAAVAMHTWIRQHAGPPD
- a CDS encoding GNAT family N-acetyltransferase gives rise to the protein MADVVVGVVEPGSPGARAAVTAYLRELDEIFATGFDPEQAARDEVEFTGDRGRFLVASVDGEVVGCGALRWLDEGTAEVKRMWVHPQRRGLGVARLLLGHLESTAVEHGRPVVRLDTHADLTAAIAMYRRSGYDEVPRYNDNPYAQHWFEKRIG